From one Streptomyces sp. N50 genomic stretch:
- a CDS encoding nucleoside deaminase, whose product MNRIDQAQARTWLATAVEEARAGLAEGGIPIGAALYGADGTLLGRGHNRRVQDDDPSMHAETAAFKAAGRQRSYRGTTMVTTLSPCWYCSGLVRQFGISRVVVGEAATFHGGHDWLAEHGVEIVLLDDPECASLMRDFIKNNPALWNEDIGSGVERGHR is encoded by the coding sequence ATGAACCGCATCGATCAGGCACAGGCACGGACCTGGCTGGCCACCGCCGTCGAGGAGGCCCGCGCCGGACTCGCCGAGGGCGGCATCCCGATCGGCGCCGCGCTCTACGGCGCCGACGGCACCCTGCTGGGCCGCGGCCACAACCGGCGCGTCCAGGACGACGACCCCTCGATGCACGCGGAGACGGCCGCGTTCAAGGCCGCGGGGCGGCAGCGGTCGTACCGAGGCACCACGATGGTGACGACCCTCTCCCCCTGCTGGTACTGCTCCGGGCTGGTGCGGCAGTTCGGGATCTCGCGGGTCGTCGTCGGCGAGGCGGCGACCTTCCACGGCGGGCACGACTGGCTCGCCGAGCACGGTGTGGAGATCGTCCTCCTCGACGACCCCGAGTGCGCCTCGCTGATGCGCGACTTCATCAAGAACAACCCGGCACTCTGGAACGAGGACATCGGCAGTGGTGTGGAACGAGGACATCGTTGA